A region from the Rheinheimera mangrovi genome encodes:
- the fliN gene encoding flagellar motor switch protein FliN — MANEQDTMDEWAAALAEAEGSSGASAVELDELKEEPAQLTVDEKRKLDTILDIPVTISMEVGRAKISIRNLLQLNQGSVVELERLAGEPLDVLVNGTLIAHGEVVVVNDKFGIRLTDVISQIERIKKLR; from the coding sequence ATGGCCAATGAACAAGATACCATGGACGAATGGGCAGCAGCTTTAGCTGAAGCTGAAGGCAGCAGCGGAGCTTCTGCGGTTGAGCTGGACGAACTCAAAGAAGAACCCGCTCAACTGACCGTGGATGAGAAACGTAAACTGGATACTATTTTAGATATTCCAGTCACTATCTCAATGGAAGTAGGGCGAGCCAAAATCAGTATTCGTAATCTACTTCAATTAAATCAGGGGTCTGTGGTAGAGCTGGAACGCCTGGCCGGTGAGCCTCTGGATGTGCTTGTCAACGGTACACTAATAGCCCACGGTGAAGTGGTTGTGGTGAACGATAAGTTTGGTATTCGTCTGACGGACGTTATAAGTCAGATTGAACGTATCAAGAAGCTGCGCTAA
- the fliO gene encoding flagellar biosynthetic protein FliO codes for MRLLSAAISLSPALAVAETVATAVSTAPTAQGNGMNAMTIMNVFGSLIIVLGLLFGLAWLYKKLALKLPGSSHIKIVSSVMLGPRERILVIEVQGKQRVLGVTSNQINMLFELDQPLVDDQVVPDWRTQFQALLQKQKSKP; via the coding sequence ATGCGGTTGTTGTCTGCAGCCATTTCACTTAGTCCGGCCTTAGCTGTCGCAGAAACTGTCGCAACAGCCGTCAGCACTGCGCCAACAGCACAAGGCAATGGTATGAATGCCATGACCATTATGAATGTGTTTGGCTCTTTAATCATTGTACTGGGGTTATTGTTTGGTCTGGCCTGGTTGTATAAGAAGCTGGCGCTCAAACTACCGGGTTCCAGCCATATCAAAATTGTCAGCTCTGTGATGCTCGGTCCCCGTGAACGCATTCTGGTGATTGAAGTGCAGGGAAAACAACGGGTGTTGGGTGTGACTTCTAATCAAATCAATATGTTGTTTGAATTAGACCAACCTTTAGTTGACGATCAGGTGGTGCCAGACTGGCGTACTCAGTTTCAGGCACTTCTACAAAAACAAAAGTCGAAACCTTAA
- the fliP gene encoding flagellar type III secretion system pore protein FliP (The bacterial flagellar biogenesis protein FliP forms a type III secretion system (T3SS)-type pore required for flagellar assembly.) yields the protein MWPLLALVLLFLSPDLLAQQGGAFSALSVTTNPDGSQDYSVTLQVLAVMTALSFLPAMVIMMTCFTRIIVVLAILRQAIGLQSSPSNQVLIGITVFMTFFIMAPVFDEVNQKALQPYLAEQITSIQAFDEAIKPMKAFMLHQTRMKDLETFAEIAGTPKVDNVADLPITVVIPAFVTSELKTAFQIGFMIFIPFLIIDLVVASILMAMGMMMLSPMIIALPFKLMMFVLVDGWLLVMGTLATSYGVGT from the coding sequence ATGTGGCCATTACTTGCGCTAGTTTTATTATTTTTATCCCCTGATCTGCTAGCGCAGCAGGGGGGGGCTTTTTCTGCTTTATCTGTCACCACCAACCCGGATGGTTCGCAGGACTATAGCGTAACACTGCAAGTTCTGGCAGTGATGACGGCCCTGAGTTTCCTGCCTGCCATGGTTATTATGATGACCTGCTTTACCCGCATTATCGTGGTATTGGCCATTTTACGTCAGGCCATAGGCCTTCAATCCTCCCCTTCGAACCAGGTATTAATTGGCATCACGGTCTTTATGACTTTTTTTATCATGGCGCCTGTATTTGATGAAGTGAATCAAAAAGCGTTGCAACCTTATCTGGCAGAACAAATTACTTCAATTCAAGCCTTTGATGAAGCCATAAAGCCGATGAAGGCTTTTATGCTGCATCAAACCCGGATGAAAGATCTGGAAACTTTTGCTGAAATAGCAGGTACACCTAAGGTAGATAATGTAGCTGATTTACCTATTACTGTGGTGATCCCGGCTTTTGTTACCAGTGAATTGAAAACCGCTTTCCAGATTGGTTTTATGATTTTCATCCCTTTCCTGATTATTGATCTGGTCGTTGCAAGTATTCTGATGGCTATGGGTATGATGATGTTATCTCCCATGATTATTGCCTTGCCTTTTAAATTGATGATGTTTGTTTTGGTAGATGGCTGGTTGCTGGTGATGGGGACTTTAGCCACCAGCTACGGAGTGGGGACATGA
- the fliQ gene encoding flagellar biosynthesis protein FliQ, producing the protein MSPEVFVDILSDALWLVILIVSMAIIPSLIVGLIVSIFQAATSINEQTLSFLPRLIVTLLALMYGGHWLTQTIMDYTEKLYLSIPTVIS; encoded by the coding sequence ATGAGTCCAGAGGTATTTGTTGATATATTAAGTGACGCACTTTGGCTGGTGATTTTAATTGTCTCCATGGCTATTATTCCGTCACTGATCGTCGGTTTAATTGTGTCTATATTCCAGGCTGCAACTTCCATCAACGAACAAACCTTAAGCTTTTTACCCCGTTTAATCGTCACTTTGTTGGCTCTTATGTATGGTGGTCATTGGTTAACTCAAACCATTATGGACTACACCGAGAAGCTCTATCTGAGCATTCCCACGGTTATTAGCTAA
- the fliR gene encoding flagellar biosynthetic protein FliR codes for MEYPLQQLLQVIADFMLPFARVSAMMFIMVAFGAKNIPTRVKAAFCAAFIVMIMPVVPPVKDVNLMSLNLVLQMIQQIVIGLAIGLISQIFVQAFVTAGQILATQTGLGFAAMADPANGVSVPAIGQFYLILATLLFLVYDGHLIMFQMVVFSFESLPINGQWMDVNKYWQVAEFGSWIIATALAITLAPVTAMLVVNIAFGVLTRTAPQLNIFSIGMPISMLSGLLIMWLTMDTFLFHFNLNWQHGIEYTCKLIGC; via the coding sequence ATGGAATACCCACTACAGCAGTTACTTCAGGTTATTGCTGACTTTATGCTGCCATTTGCCCGAGTATCCGCCATGATGTTTATCATGGTAGCCTTTGGCGCCAAAAATATTCCCACCCGGGTCAAAGCCGCCTTTTGTGCAGCTTTTATCGTGATGATTATGCCTGTGGTACCACCGGTGAAAGACGTCAATCTGATGTCACTGAATCTTGTGCTGCAGATGATCCAACAAATTGTCATAGGGCTGGCTATAGGCCTTATTTCGCAGATTTTTGTGCAGGCTTTTGTCACAGCTGGCCAAATTCTGGCTACTCAAACTGGCTTAGGTTTCGCTGCTATGGCGGACCCAGCTAACGGCGTATCAGTGCCAGCTATAGGTCAGTTTTACCTTATTTTGGCTACTCTGTTATTTTTGGTATACGACGGTCATCTGATTATGTTTCAGATGGTGGTGTTCAGCTTTGAATCTTTGCCTATTAATGGCCAGTGGATGGATGTGAATAAATACTGGCAGGTCGCCGAATTTGGCAGTTGGATTATTGCCACAGCGTTAGCCATCACATTGGCACCTGTGACTGCCATGCTGGTGGTTAATATTGCCTTTGGTGTGTTAACCCGAACCGCACCGCAGTTAAACATTTTTTCTATAGGTATGCCGATCAGCATGTTGTCAGGTTTATTAATCATGTGGCTGACCATGGACACTTTCTTATTTCATTTTAATCTGAACTGGCAGCATGGTATTGAATACACCTGCAAGCTGATTGGTTGTTAG
- the flhB gene encoding flagellar biosynthesis protein FlhB — MASSGQEKTEEPTSKKLDDTRKKGQVARSRDLSTFSVLVGSSAGILIFGKEIAGSVLEVCRRLLSLDEKDIFNPYSMFSVWEDALIELFPGLLKFFLLILLAAYVGSVLVGGYNFTWQAVGFKFSKLNPLTGIKRMFGMQAMVELIKSIAKVLVIGGLTFALLSTFFDDIMALSLMTNPEDIFASAEILAWVFFGICFSVIVIAAIDAPYQMWKHHKELKMTLQEVKDEYKNSEGDPRVKSRIRSLQYQAARRRMIAAVPTADVVVTNPTHFAVALKYDQAKFRAPVVVAKGADEVALYIRRLAEENKVPVLESPALARSIFYTTELDHPIPEQLFAAVAQVLAYVYQLNMYKKGKGKRPKNLARDLPIPEDYRH; from the coding sequence ATGGCAAGCTCAGGTCAGGAAAAAACCGAAGAACCCACCAGTAAAAAGCTGGACGATACCCGAAAGAAAGGTCAGGTTGCGCGTTCACGCGATCTGTCAACTTTTAGCGTATTGGTGGGTAGCAGTGCTGGTATTTTAATTTTCGGCAAAGAGATAGCAGGTTCAGTACTGGAGGTTTGTCGTCGTTTACTGTCGCTGGATGAGAAAGATATTTTTAATCCTTATTCAATGTTCTCTGTCTGGGAAGATGCATTAATTGAATTGTTTCCCGGTTTACTGAAGTTTTTCCTGCTGATCCTGCTGGCTGCTTATGTGGGCAGCGTGCTTGTTGGCGGTTATAACTTCACCTGGCAAGCGGTTGGCTTCAAGTTTAGCAAACTGAATCCACTGACAGGCATCAAACGGATGTTTGGTATGCAGGCTATGGTAGAACTGATTAAAAGTATCGCCAAAGTATTGGTTATTGGTGGTTTAACTTTTGCGCTGCTCTCTACCTTCTTTGACGACATTATGGCCTTATCCCTGATGACGAATCCGGAGGATATTTTTGCCTCAGCGGAAATTCTTGCCTGGGTGTTTTTTGGTATTTGCTTCAGCGTTATTGTTATCGCTGCCATTGATGCACCCTATCAGATGTGGAAACACCACAAAGAACTAAAAATGACGCTGCAGGAAGTCAAAGACGAATACAAAAATTCAGAGGGTGATCCCAGGGTGAAAAGCCGTATTCGTAGTTTGCAGTATCAGGCTGCAAGGCGTCGAATGATAGCCGCAGTGCCTACAGCTGACGTGGTGGTCACCAACCCGACCCACTTTGCAGTGGCCCTGAAGTACGATCAGGCCAAGTTCCGGGCTCCTGTGGTGGTGGCAAAAGGGGCAGATGAAGTCGCGCTTTATATTCGTCGTTTAGCCGAAGAAAACAAAGTTCCGGTGCTAGAGTCACCGGCTTTAGCCCGTTCTATTTTTTACACCACTGAGCTGGATCATCCTATTCCTGAGCAGTTATTTGCGGCTGTTGCCCAGGTTCTGGCTTATGTCTATCAGTTGAACATGTATAAAAAAGGCAAGGGAAAACGGCCGAAAAATCTGGCGAGAGACTTACCTATTCCAGAAGATTATCGCCATTAA